Genomic segment of Gloeocapsa sp. PCC 7428:
AGAAGATCCTCGTGTCACTCACGTTGGTAAATTCTTGCGACGCACAAGTTTAGACGAATTACCGCAACTGTTTAACATTATTCAAGGTCACATGAGCTTAGTAGGTCCGCGCCCTCTACAATTACGCGACTGTACTTTAGCGCTCAAAGAGTATCAAAATGCTTTCACTAAACGTTTAGAACTCCTACCTGGTGTAACAGGTTTGTGGCAAATTAGTGGGCGTAGTGAGATAAGCTTTGACTATATGCTGCACCTAGATGCCATTTATCGCGATCGCTGGTCTTTATGGCTCGACCTCCACATCATTTGGCAAACCTTAATTGTCGTCATGACAGGCAAAGGCGCTTACTAAATCTTCAACGCTAGTAGTTAGTGCTTAGTGGTTAGTTGCTAGTTACTCAGTCCCCGCAGGTGCACAGGGTTTATTGAGCCGCGACTAAAGTCGCCAGGCTCTCAATTTTAGGGGTAACATCCGATTTATGCACGCAGTTCAAAATATCCTAATATAGACTCAGTAGATACAAACAATGTGCAGTGCAGCCTGACTTAATAGGCTTAGAATTTACAAAGGGAGAATTGAAGCGATTAACTGGAGTCAATCCAGATAATGTATTGCGCGGGTCAATTTGGCAAAATCGAGAAAAACGATTCAGTTTTCTATCGAATGAGTTCGTCAAAGTTTTTGTACCAACTGTTATTATTGTTGGTTTAGTTTACATACTCGTTATTAGAACAACAATCGGTACATCAATTGCGGGAGCGATCGCACTTTTTATTATTACATTCATTCTCATTACCTTGGGACGCTGGATTTGGCAGCAAAAAATTTACCCACAACCGCTAAAGAACCTCTTAAACAACGTCGATCGCTACCATCGCGTTATTTACGATATCGCTACGATTGATGAAGCTGAAACAAGTACTAATCAAGTGGAACGCAACGCACTTTTACAAGCTTTACAACAATTAAGAGCCAATTTAGTGCAAGCTTTACAAATCGAAAGAAGCTTAAGACAATCACAACCAATCGACACACCAGACTTACTTTCGCCGCCAAAACTAACGAATATTCAAACTCAGGAGTACGCGCCAATTGTAAATGCTCTGTTGCAAATTAGCAGCAGCGTGCAAGCAGAAGTGCGAAAATTACAAGCGCAGATTCTATAGTAGGGGTCAGGGATCAGAGATCAGAGGTCAGTGTTAAAAGCTGGTTAAGACAATAGCTCTGAGCTTCTGTAATGTCCCAACCTACACTTCGGCTATAAATTAAAGATGGCAACTCAACCCAAAATTATTGTCCTCGATGATGACCCTACAGGTTCGCAAACCGTTCACAGTTGTCTCCTCCTGACACGCTGGGATGAAGAAACACTGCGACTAGGGTTAACTGATGAATCGCCAATATTCTTTGTGCTGACCAATACGCGATCGCTACCTCCCGATCAAGCCGCCAAGGTTACAAAAGAAGTCTGTCATAATCTTAAAAGCGCGATCGCCGCGGCAGGAATTACCGATTTTCTCATCGTTAGTCGATCCGATTCCACACTACGCGGACACTACCCTATCGAAACCGATGTCATTGCCGCAGAACTTGGTCCATTTGATGCGCATTTTCTCGTACCGGCATTTATAGAAGGCGGACGAATTACCCGCGATGGTATCCATTACTTAATCGTTGATGGAATTCCGATCCCTGTACACGAAACGGAGTTCGCCCGCGATTCGGTTTTTGGTTACACTTACAGCTACTTACCCGACTACGTTGCAGAAAAAACCCAAGGACGCATCCGCGCAGATCAAGTCGAGCGATTTTTATTAAACGACATTCGTAGCGGTACGGATGTTGCGGGAAATCTTTCCACCCTCGCAAGATTACAAAACTTAACAGGCAATCAATGCGTTGCGGTTGATGCTGAAACACAAGACGATCTCAACCGCTTTGCCCAAGATGTTCTCACAGCAGCAAGTCAAGGTAAACGCTTTTTATTTCGTAGCGCCGCGAGTTTACTCACAGCATTAGCACAATTACCACCGCAGCCTGTACCACCAGAAGAAATGTCGCAATACGTACGCGAGGGTAAACCAGGTGTCGTGCTTGTTGGTTCGCACGTCAAAAAGACAACCGAACAACTAGAAAACCTCTTGCAAGAACCTGACATCGTAGGAATCGAAGTCGATGTCGCACAGTTATTAGACAACTCGCTCGAACAACCGCATCAACTACTCACAACAATACTAGAAAAAGTTTACGCCGCGCACGAAGTTGGTAAAACTCCCGTAGTCTATACCAGCCGCCAAGAACTTGTTTTTGCTGATGTTCAAACACGATTACAGTTTGGTATCTCCGTATCTTCGCTATTAATGGACATTGTGCAGGGTTTGCCAAGCGATATTGGATTTTTGATTAGTAAAGGAGGCATTACCTCCAACGATGTCTTGAGTACAGGTTTAGCTTTAACAACGGCACGCCTCCTCGGTCAAATTTTAGCGGGATGTTCGATCGTCCGCACTCCATCCGATCACCCACAGTTCCCCGACTTACCCGTCGTATTGTTTCCTGGTAATGTTGGTGATGCGAATGCCTTAACGACAATTTACCGAAGACTTAAAAACTAATAAAGCAATGAAACTATTTTAACTCTGACCTCCGACTCCTGACCTTCACACGTCAAGCTTAGTATCATCGACACTCGACAAATACGCTTTGCGATCGCTTGGCGCTTTACCTCGCCATTTATTCAACACATCCTTAACCAAAACTTCCTTAAGCCAAATTTGCGTCACAATCAAAAGGGGAATGGCGAGAAACAAACCCAAAAAACCAAAAAAACTAGCAAATACTACTACCGCTAAAATCGTAAACACTGGCAGTAGCGAAACTTCTTGTTGCATGATCAGCGGCACGAGAATCAAACTTTCAACCTGCTGAATCACAACATACAAGCCAATCACAGCAACCGCTTTCCAAGGTGCATCGAGTAAGGCAAGTAAAGCCGGCGGAAAGACGCTCAAAGTAGGTCCAACATTAGGAATAAATTCGAGTAAGCCTGCCAAAGCCGCATTAACAAGTGGTAGTGGGACTCTTAACACCGATAAACCAATAAAGCTGAACAAAGCTATAAAAAACATCGTAATCAAAGTGCCTTTGATCCAGCCAATGAGTGCAGCCTCACACTCGCGCAGGATTTGATCGACGCGCCGCCGATAGAAAGCTGGAAAAGTCAGAATCAAAACGCGGCGATACGGTGCAGGATCAGCAAGCAGCATGATCGTTACAACGAGAAATAGCAAAAAGCCCAAAATAGCCGTCAGCGAAGTGTTGACTAAAAGCAAAACGTTGCCGAGAATTTGGGCTAGTAAAGATTGCAGTTGCCCAGCTAGATTGTTGAGTAAATTAACATCCTCAAAAAATTGTCCAGGAACCACAGTTTGCAGCCAGTCATACCATATCCTGAGTCGGTCAGATATGACTGGGATTAGCGCTACAAGTTCTTGTAATTGGTCAATAATTCGTGGCACAATTACCGCAAAAAAGCCAATAATTAAAGCCAACAAGACAGTCATGGTGATGGCAATGGCAATACCTCGATTGATGCGATAGCGCTGGATGCCGCGCACCACGCGATTTAAAACGGTTGCGAGAACAACAGAAGCAAATATGAGCAAAACCACTTGCCGGATTTGCCATAAAATGTAAAGCGCGATCGCGAGGACGATTAAACCAAGCCATTGCCCGAACTTCACAGTATTGTCTCCATCTCTTGGCTGCATGAGGTTGTGATGTAAATGTAGTCTGTAGAAATTTAAGTGTCGTCCTCCCTAAGACTTGGCGACTATGCCATTTCACTCTAAAGGTTCTACGAAGAGGGAACTTCAGGGGCAGAGGAAAAATGAATTGTAGTTCTCGTTCAGTGAAATTGAAATGGTATTGGCTAATTGCTAACGGCTAATTACTTAACTAAGAAATTATAGTTCTAGACTAGAACTAATCTAAGATGATATAAAGTTGGTTCGCTGCTTAGACCAGTACTGCATGACTGATTCTGCCCCGCCAGAAATAGAGACAACACTGACCCCTCCGACAAATATCGCGAACAGTAACTTACAAGTTCGCCTCAAAGGTGAGGGAGAACATCTGTTATTGATTTTGCCGACAGAAGTTGAATCTTCTGCTACGGCGACAACTTGGTCGGATCTTTGGCAACAATTGAAGCAGCGGCTGAACGGTGGCGATCGCTTTTGGCAACCTAATACAATTGTCCATCTCATGGCAACGGATCGGTTGTTAGACACTCGACAACTACAAGCGATCGCGGATGCTTTATCCGAAGCACAACTTCAGTTAACTCATGTTTTTACCAGCCGCCGCCAAACTGCTGTCGCTGCCGCAACTGCGGGCTATAGCGTAGAACAACAAGCACCGATTACAGGACTGAATCAAACCGTAAATGCTGCCCCTACGCCCCTTGCTGAACCGCTGTATCTACAAATGACGGTGCGATCTGGCATCGAAATTCGTCATGCTGGTTCCGTTATTGTGTTAGGAGACCTTAATCCAGGTGGTACTGTAGTGGCAAATGGCGATATTCTAGTTTGGGGTCGTTTGCGCGGAGTTGCCCATGCAGGTGCAGCCGGTAATTCTAAGTGTCTGATTATGGCACTGCAAATGGAACCAACGCAGTTGCGGATTGCGGAATTTGTCGCTAGGGCACCGACGAATATTCCATCTCAGTTTTATCCTGAGGTAGCTTACGTCACGCCTGAAGGCATTCGGATCGCTAAAGCTGCTGATTTTTCTAAATCCCAATTTTCTTTACCGTCATGAAGCGTATTATTGTTACTACCTCTGGTAAAGGAGGGGTAGGTAAAACCACAGTCACCGCCAACCTGGGTATGGCATTAGCCCGCTTGGGGCGTAAAATCGTTTTGGTAGATGCCGATTTTGGTCTAAGAAACTTAGACTTGCTCCTGGGATTGGAAAATCGCATCGTCTACACCGCAATGGAGGTCGTCTCCGGCGAGTGTCGTTTAGAACAAGCTTTAGTAAGAGACAAACGCGAATCAGGCTTAGTTCTGCTTCCGGCTGCCCAAAACCGCAACAAAGAAGCCATCACCTCCGAACAGATGAAGCAGCTTGTTGATTCCTTGACAGAAATGTATGACTATGTTGTCATTGACTGTCCCGCAGGGATAGAAATGGGCTTTAAAAATGCGATCGCCGGCGCGAAAGAAGCATTAATTGTCACAACACCAGAAATAGCAGCCGTCCGCGATGCTGACCGCGTTATTGGCTTACTCGAAGCACAAGGAATCAAAAACATTCATTTAATTCTCAACCGCCTGCGCCCCGCAATGGTACAGGCAAATGACATGATGTCGGTGAAAGATGTCCAAGAAATTCTCTCAATTCCATTAATTGGCGTTGTTCCAGAAGATGAACGCGTCATCGTTTCGACGAACCGAGGCGAACCTTTAGTATTATCCGAAACAGCTTCGCTTGCCGGAATGGCGTTTGAGCATATCGCCCGTAGATTAGAAGGGGAAAAAGTAGAATTTCTTGATTTGGAACCTGTTCAAGACAACTTCTTTACTCGCCTGCGTAAGCTGCTGTTTTCTATTATCTAAACGATTTCTACCCCTGCATTCACTGTCATGATTACCGAATTCCTCGATCGATTCTTTCCGGTGTCGCGCAATGATAACACGAGCCGTGATGCAGTTAAGCAGCGACTGCAACTAGTAATTGCCCACGATCGCGCTGATATAAACCCGCAGGCACTTGAAAAAATGCAACAGGAAATTTTAGAAGTCGTCTCGCGATATGTCGAACTTGAACCCGATGGATTAGAGTTTTGTTTAGAAAACAACCAACGCACCACCGCACTGATTGCTAATTTACCAATTCGTCGCGTTAAAGATGTTGAGGTTCAACAAGCTAGCGAGAAGCCTTGATTAATAATTAGGCGATCGCTTGTATTTAAAATTAAAAAGTAAGAGAAATTAAGATAAAGCAACACGAAGTGCTTTATAGCAAATCAATGTTTTGACCTAATTTAAATTTGATAATTAGGTCAAAACGAGAAGTATTTATTATACTTCCTGCATGACTCATAAATGCCTTCCAATAAACAAGACTTTTAACAGTAATTCCACGGAGGTGAACAGAATTTATTTAGCTGCGAATAAATTCGCGATTCTCTTCATGCAGGAGGTCTATTGCATTGCTAAATCTTCCTTTTAACTGACATACTTACGTCATACCAGCGCCACACTGATTGCTCAAAATTAAAAATATTGAATTGCAAATCAATAGTTATTTTGCTTCTATCTGATAACTTACACAGTACGTAGTTACTTACAGCAGTCTCCACTTGAATAAACTACACAACTCCCTATTTCCCGCTACCCGCTCCCAAAAATCGCTACAACGGATTGTTAGGTTACTGATTGCAGGCGCAAGCGTTGCTAGCGTTGGACTTGTTGGGTGTACTCCCGCTATTGAGGTACAAGCTGATCGTGGTAGGCTACTTAGCCAAACTGATACCGTCGTATCTAGCCGTGCGATCGCCGATGTCCAAGCTTTAGTGAAATTAGGTCCTAGGGTAACGGGAACACCCGTCATGGAACAGGCGAGAGCTTATTTGATTGAACAGTATACGCGTGCTGGCTACGAAACACGAACTCAAACGTTTACATACCCAAAATTTGAGGATCTCGGCTCAAGTATTACAATCAACGGTCAAATCAGGAATGGGCGCGCACTTAATGGCTCAATACCAGGAAAACCTAGCGCGCGACTTGTTGCAGTTCCGAATGTCGGACAGCGATCGGATTTTGCTACGGTTGATGTCAAAGGTGCGATCGCCGTTGTTCGACGCGGTGAAATTCCCTTTCTGCAAAAAGCCCAAAATGCAGCAAATGCTGGTGCAGTAGGTGTCGTTATCGTGAATAATGAACCTGGTGAGTTGTACGGTACGCTTGGTGGTGAAGTACAAATTCCGGTACTAGCACTATCTGGAAAAGCAGGTAACTCTTTAATTGAGTCGCAACCTTCACAAGGAACACTCACCGTCAATACTCGCCAGCGCACAGTCACGGGTACGAATGTCATCGCGCACCTTCCTGGTGTGACGCAACCGCGCGTTGTTGTCGGCGCACATTATGACTCGGTTCCAGGTTCACCAGGCGCGAACGATAATGCATCGGGTACGGCTGTTGTTTTAGATATTGCCCGCAACGTTGCGCAAACACCGTTAGCCCGCGAAGCTTGGTTTGTTGTCTTTGACGGCGAGGAAGATGGTTTACACGGCTCTAGAGCCTTCGTTAGTCAAGCTCAACCCGACTGGTTGCAAGGTCTTGATGCCATGTTTAATTTTGATATGGTTGGTGTCAACGATCAGCTGCTTGTGGGTGGAAGTCAGTCACTAACTAAACTGGCGCAAGTAACACAATCTGATATATCTACATTTGGCGGTCAAGGTGGTAGCGATCACGCTCCCTTTGCTAGAGTCGGCGTTCCTGTACTCTTCTTCTATCGAGGACAGGAACCAAACTATCATACTCCTAACGATAAAGCTGTTGAGCCACAGTTACTTGATGAAACAACTCAGGTGGCGCTCAATGTCCTCCAGCAGTTGCTTGGTTCTGATACCAGCGATCGCATCTCGCTTATGCGGCGATCCGTACTTTGAAACGCTAGAAATACAAAGCCATAACGAGTATGATTTATATGAATGTTACTTAACGTGTTAATTCGAGATGTGAGGGGCAGTTAGAACGTTTATCGATTCATTAGATTGTAGATATTCTTGCCAAGCCATGCTGAAATTGATACCTATAGGCGCTGCCCTAGCTACTATTATTACTGCTCAACCTGAAATACTACCATCAGCAGCAAACACTGCACAGAAAAACACGAGTACAACAGCAGCATTGGTTGTCAAGCCAGAACCTATCATAGCTAGTACCCTACCTAACACGATCGCGCAAACGCGTTACCGCACACCTCAACAAACCGACGACTCTGGTCGAGTTGGGACATTAGTCGTACTAGGCGCAATTGGCGCTACGGCTGCGGTGGCGATCGCCGGTAGTACAAAAAACAAACTCCCCGCCGGAACAACGACCAAGCAGGGTAGTTTTGACAAAGCAAGTCCTAAACTCCAGAAGCGACTTATGACACTGCTACACAATGACCAAGCAGCAGCCAACCGTCTGATCGCAAATATTAAACTCAATCATCCGCACCAATCGACAAACTGGGCGATTGAAAAGGCAATTTACGACCTAGAACGCGATCGCGGCGGTAGATAGTTAAGAGCAGAGGGGGAGAGGAAGCAGAGGGGCAGAGGAGATAATACTACTAGTACGAACTTCTCTTACACTAGTTACCACTTGCTAGCTACTAGCCACTCGCTTCTCACTCCTCACCTCTAGCCCCTATTTCCTCATGCTCACAGCATTCCGCCAGCAGCTTGGAAGCGGGCGCGCGCTCTTTTCAGGGCTTGATTCGCTTGAATTTGCTCTTGACGCGAGGCGTTTTGAATTTGATTGATTTTTGCTTCAGCTTGGTTGTAAGCTGCTCGTGCTGCTTCTAAATCAATTTTGTCGCCACGTTCAGCACCATTAACGAGAATGGTCACTTCATCACTTTCAACTTCAGCAAAGCCACCCATGAGTGCGATCGCCACCCAATCTTCATTCGAGCTTGGACGAACTCGCATGACACCTGTATCCAGCGCGGTTAATAGTGGTGCGTGACCGCTGAGAATACCCAGTTGACCTGTAGTACTTGGTAGAATTACTTCTTGCGCGGCTGCATCCCAAACAGTTTTATCAGGTGAGACGACACGAACAGTTAAAGCCATGTTTGCGAATAAGAAAATAGTAAACAGTAATAGAGGTAACTGGTACTAGGTAGTGGGTAATAGCTTTACTCCGATTACCCATTACCTATGAGCTATTAGCTTTTCATCTTTTCCGCTTTAGCGATCGCTTCATCGATGTTGCCAACCATGTAGAATGCTTGCTCAGGTAGGTCATCGAGTTCGCCAGAGAGAATCCGCTGAAAACCTTTGATCGTTTCTTCAAGCTTCACATACTTACCAGGAGAACCGGTAAAGACTTCTGCAACAAAGAATGGCTGCGACAAGAAGCGCTCGATTTTGCGCGCGCGCGCTACTGTTAGGCGATCGTCTTCAGATAGTTCATCCAAACCAAGAATCGCGATGATATCTTGGAGTTCCTTGTAACGCTGTAACGTTGCTTGGACTGCGCGGGCGGTGTTGTAGTGCTCGTCACCAACAACGCTAGGCTGCAACATTGTCGAAGTCGAACCGAGGGGATCTACCGCTGGGTAAATTCCTTTCGCCGCTAAACCACGCGATAGTACTGTGGTTGCATCCAAGTGCGCAAAGGTTGTAGCAGGTGCAGGGTCAGTCAAGTCGTCCGCAGGTACGTACACTGCTTGAATCGAGGTGATTGAGCCTTCATTAGTTGAGGTAATCCGCTCTTGCAGCGCGCCCATTTCGGTTGCGAGTGTTGGTTGATATCCTACCGCTGATGGCATCCGTCCGAGAAGTGCTGATACTTCTGAACCTGCTTGAACAAAGCGGAAAATATTATCAATAAATAAAAGTACGTCTTGCTTACTGACATCGCGGAAATATTCAGCCATAGTCAGGGCTGCTAGTCCGACGCGCATTCTCGCCCCTGGTGGTTCGTTCATCTGACCGTAAACCAGCGCCACTTTAGAATCGTTGAGGTTTTCTTCGTTGATTACCCCAGATTCTTTAAATTCGTTGTAAAGGTCGTTACCTTCACGCGTGCGCTCGCCCACACCGCCGAACACAGATACGCCGCCATGCTCTTTCGCGATGTTGTTGATCAATTCTTGAATAATGACAGTTTTACCAACGCCAGCGCCACCAAACAAGCCAACTTTACCGCCACGACGATAGGGAGCTAGTAAATCAACCACTTTGATACCAGTTTCAAACACTGATGGTTTTGTTTCTAACTCAGTCAATTTTGGCGCATCGCGGTGAATCGGGAACCTTTCTTCAGTATTCACAGGTCCCATGTTGTCAACGGGTTCGCCGAGGACGTTAAAAATCCGTCCCAAGGTAGCCTTACCAACAGGTACGCTAATTGGAGCGCCAGTATCGCTCGCTTCCATACCGCGAACTAAACCATCAGTAGAACTCATCGAAACGGCACGTACCTGGTTATCGCCCAGCAACTGCTGCACTTCGCAGGTCACGGAAACTTCCTGTCCCGATTCGTTGGTTCCTTTGACGATCAAAGCGTTGTAGATTTGTGGCATTTTGCCTTCGGGAAATTTAACGTCTACAACAGGACCAATAATTTGCGTAATGTAGCCAATATTTGCTTTTTCTGCGGTAGTGACCATTCTCTCGCCTCGGAGTGTAATTCAGCTATCTGGGAGATACAGTTCAATAGACTGTTTTTAAGATTATCACTGAATAGGTAGCGAACTGCACTTTCAGTGGTATTCCTGCAAAATCTATTATGGTTCATTTCAAGTGGAGTGACCCAGGTCAAGTTTTGAATTGCCTCTGACCTCTGCTCTAATTCCGGAAACCTCAAAATTGCATTTGTAGATAGAGCATACTTCCTTTCTTACAGTGTGTTTATGCCCCAGGATTTCTCTGGTCAAAACCTCCAAGGACACTCGTTTAAAGGACAAGATTTAACAGGTGCTAATTTCAGCCGTGCGGACATTCGAGGAACAAACTTCACAAATGCGATTCTGAAAGAAGCTAACTTTAGCCATGCTTTCGCAGGATTACAAAACTACCGAGTTATCGCTTTAGTCGTTATTTCATTAGTGTTTGCGATTGTTCTGATTCTCAACATTAAAGCAGGTCTACAATTTCGGTTATGGCCTTTAATTGGTGCGATTAATGGAGCGATCGCAGTTGCTGTGGCGATCGCAACTTCAGTTATCGTTGCTGGCTCAATCGCCGTCATCCTACATATCGTTGTTGCGGTTCTCGTTGGTACGTTCATTTTGGTAACGAATAGCGAACCGTGGTGGACTGTATGGACAGCTTGGGCTGTGATATTTTTAAGCGCGTACGTTAGCTGGCAGGCGCTGCGTAGTGCGCAACAATATAACTTAGTTCGCACAGTTGCTGTCACCATCGCCGCGATCGGTGGGACTCGGTTTCGCAGTGCTGATTTAACCAATGCTAATTTTACTAAAGCCACGCTGAAAGCTGTACAGTTTAACCGTGCCGTCTTAACGCGTGCGTGTTGGTTTCAATCACGGAAGCTTGACTTTGCTGATGTCGCAGGAACATATCTCGCAACACCAAAAGTCCGACAGTTAGTCGTTTCTAAAGATGGTAGTAATCAAAACTACGATCGCCTGGCGCTACAAGGTATCAATTTACAAGATGGTCATTTAGAAGATGCAAGCTTTATCGCTGCGGATCTGAGTGGAGCAACTTTGCAAAAAGCAAATCTCTGCCGAGCAAAGCTCGTGCAAACACAACTGTATCATGCAGACTTGACCTCGGCTTGTTTAACTGGCGCTTATATTCAAGATTGGGCGATCGCTACTGATACCAAGCTAGAGCAAGTTGAATGCGAATACATCTACACGCGATTGCCGACAAAAGACGACCCCGATCCTTGTCGTAAACCAGATAACAAATCGGAAAACTTTAAACCTGGAGACTTTTCTGATTTTATTGCACCAATCATCAAAACCCTCGATCTGTATCGCCAGCAAAACATCGATCCGCGGACTGTTACGTTTAAGACGCTTGACTTATACCATCATCAAGGAATCGATCCTGGTGCAGCTGCGATTGCGCTACAGCAATTAGCCGAGAATCATCCGCATGCTGGGTTGGAAGTCGTAGCCCTAGAAGGACGCGGACAAGACAAAATTCGCTTGCAAGCTAAAGTTGTAGGAAATAGCGATCGCGCGCAATTGAGCGCGGAATACTTCGCTAACTACAGCGAAATCAAAGCTTTACCTTACCAAGATATGCAAGCACTACTTGCCGGAATTGCCGAAAAAGATCAACGCATTCGCAGTTTAGAAAATATGGTCGTGACTGCGATTCAAAGTCATAAATTTTACGCAGAAACTTACTACAACTTTGGAGATACCATGTCTGATAATCAAGGTAGTGTCAATATCAGTGGCGTTCAGGGTAGCGTTAGCGGTATCGCGGCGGCAGGTCAAAACCAAAATATGACAGGAGTCGCGATCGGTCAAATTAGCGGTGCTGTCACAAATACGATTAGCCAACTGCAAAACGCTGATACTCCTGAAGCAAAGCAACTGGCAAAGTTACTTGCGCAGTTAAAAGCAGCGATTGAAGATGAGGTAAACCTGAACTCAGAAGATAAAACTGAGGCACTAGAACAGGTAAAAGTGTTAGCAGAGACAGGACAAAAACCGCGAGCAGAAACGCAAAATGCCGCAAAAACTGCAATCAAGATCCTTAAAGGTACTGCCGCTAGTTTACCAAGTGCAGCTGCTTTCGTTGAAGCGTGTAATAAATTATTGCCAATCGTTGCCAAATTGTTGATTTTGTGCTAATCAGATTTTATTATGCGATCGCATCTTGACGAATCGGCGTTTCTAGCACCTTTTCTCAGTCGCACGGAAGATGGCATCCGCGTTGAGTATCCTCGACGATCAGACTTGACTTAAGAAGTAGCCGCGATGGATACCGACAAACTTCTC
This window contains:
- a CDS encoding pentapeptide repeat-containing protein; the protein is MPQDFSGQNLQGHSFKGQDLTGANFSRADIRGTNFTNAILKEANFSHAFAGLQNYRVIALVVISLVFAIVLILNIKAGLQFRLWPLIGAINGAIAVAVAIATSVIVAGSIAVILHIVVAVLVGTFILVTNSEPWWTVWTAWAVIFLSAYVSWQALRSAQQYNLVRTVAVTIAAIGGTRFRSADLTNANFTKATLKAVQFNRAVLTRACWFQSRKLDFADVAGTYLATPKVRQLVVSKDGSNQNYDRLALQGINLQDGHLEDASFIAADLSGATLQKANLCRAKLVQTQLYHADLTSACLTGAYIQDWAIATDTKLEQVECEYIYTRLPTKDDPDPCRKPDNKSENFKPGDFSDFIAPIIKTLDLYRQQNIDPRTVTFKTLDLYHHQGIDPGAAAIALQQLAENHPHAGLEVVALEGRGQDKIRLQAKVVGNSDRAQLSAEYFANYSEIKALPYQDMQALLAGIAEKDQRIRSLENMVVTAIQSHKFYAETYYNFGDTMSDNQGSVNISGVQGSVSGIAAAGQNQNMTGVAIGQISGAVTNTISQLQNADTPEAKQLAKLLAQLKAAIEDEVNLNSEDKTEALEQVKVLAETGQKPRAETQNAAKTAIKILKGTAASLPSAAAFVEACNKLLPIVAKLLILC